The following are encoded in a window of Candidatus Desulfatibia profunda genomic DNA:
- a CDS encoding STAS-like domain-containing protein, translating to MSEPILIRVADLVGGRRAVDAADGEKVFEKILPVIKDGRKVRLSFEGITMVITAFLNAAIGKLYGSLPEEQVDKMLEVRDLIPAFQPSLDKSIEWSKAYYRDPDRLIKAIMEELGDEE from the coding sequence ATGAGTGAACCGATACTTATTCGTGTTGCCGATCTTGTCGGCGGCCGTAGAGCCGTTGATGCTGCAGACGGCGAGAAGGTTTTTGAAAAAATTCTGCCGGTGATTAAAGACGGCCGAAAGGTCAGGCTCTCCTTCGAGGGTATTACCATGGTTATTACCGCCTTTCTCAACGCTGCTATCGGAAAGCTTTACGGCAGTTTGCCAGAGGAGCAGGTGGACAAGATGCTTGAGGTGCGCGATCTTATTCCGGCATTCCAGCCGTCGCTGGATAAGTCCATCGAATGGTCAAAGGCTTACTATCGCGATCCGGATCGTCTAATAAAGGCCATCATGGAGGAACTGGGAGATGAAGAATAA